One Spinacia oleracea cultivar Varoflay chromosome 4, BTI_SOV_V1, whole genome shotgun sequence DNA segment encodes these proteins:
- the LOC130471358 gene encoding uncharacterized protein — MIFQACEEKSWKPFEMGRKRITVSHLLFADDLLLFGRADDSTTSTLREVLDSFCSVLGQKVNEEKSRLIFSHNTPNQHKTWFQELINVKESSSLGLYLGLPLSHKKPTRNSIQFVVEKRKKLANWKTTCLSRAGRLCLIRSTLNTIPHYYMQANYLPKATLNDLDKIINDFLWGHSENKRKLHLVAKEDMFKPKDQGGLGIRSHEKLNASAMAKLGWKLSQGEENLAYRCIHAKYVHANHVTKFSNGSPIWKSVGKDWDLLASNSVWEVGNGENIHVWTENWRNKFVFEGKAHDPPNIVLNRATTLALEFLKDQHQSVAPSPAIYSQSDDLRNIVHVNVDASFVKHDTPSSIAGVVRDSTGNWLLGFTKLIYAVSPLHAELLIIQEAL; from the exons ATGATTTTCCAAGCTTGTGAGGAGAAGAGTTGGAAACCCTTTGAAATGGGAAGAAAGAGAATCACTGTTTCTCACTTGCTTTTCGCGGatgacttattattatttggtagAGCAGATGATAGTACGACCTCAACCCTAAGAGAAGTGCTTGATAGTTTTTGTAGTGTTTTGGGTCAGAAAGTTAATGAGGAAAAGAGTAGGCTGATTTTTTCACACAATACCCCTAACCAACATAAAACATGGTTCCAAGAGTTGATCAATGTGAAGGAGAGTTCTTCTCTAGGGTTATATTTAGGTCTTCCGCTCTCCCATAAAAAGCCCACTAGGAATTCTATTCAATTTGTGGTGGAAAAGAGGAAAAAACTTGCAAATTGGAAGACGACATGTCTCTCTAGAGCAGGGAGACTTTGCCTTATTAGGTCAACCCTCAACACCATCCCGCACTACTATATGCAAGCTAACTACCTCCCTAAAGCAACCTTGAATGACCTAGACAAAATTATTAATGACTTCCTGTGGGGGCATTCGGAAAATAAAAGGAAACTTCACCTAGTGGCCAAGGAAGACATGTTCAAACCAAAGGATCAAGGAGGGCTAGGCATCAGATCCCATGAAAAGTTAAATGCTAGTGCAATGGCTAAGTTAGGATGGAAACTGAGTCAGGGGGAGGAAAATCTAGCTTATCGTTGCATACATGCTAAGTATGTGCATGCAAACCATGTCACCAAATTTTCAAATGGTTCCCCTATTtggaagagtgtaggaaaagACTGGGATCTCCTAGCTTCCAATAGTGTATGGGAGGTGGGAAACGGGGAAAACATCCACGTATGGACTGAAAATTGG AGAAACAAATTTGTTTTCGAAGGGAAGGCCCATGATCCACCAAACATAGTTCTCAATAGAGCTACTACCTTAGCCTTGGAATTTCTGAAGGACCAGCACCAAAGTGTTGCCCCTTCTCCGGCTATCTACTCTCAATCGGATGACTTAAGAAATATAGTCCATGTAAATGTTGATGCTTCTTTTGTCAAACATGATACTCCCTCTAGCATTGCAGGTGTTGTAAGAGATTCCACTGGGAATTGGTTGTTGGGTTTCACAAAGTTAATTTATGCAGTATCCCCTCTCCATGCGGAACTACTAATCATTCAAGAGGCTCTATAG